In Oryza sativa Japonica Group chromosome 3, ASM3414082v1, one DNA window encodes the following:
- the LOC4334757 gene encoding serine/threonine protein phosphatase 2A 57 kDa regulatory subunit B' theta isoform, with protein MIKQILGRFPKKPSKSGDKDPIGRSSPSVPNPPLGPRGAERSSNLSSQTPVISSSGLSYGSGMHVGNANSRVNGNSVQPTVELLPSFKDVPNTEKNNLFVKKLNLCCATFDFTDPTKSVKEKEVKRQTLLELVDYIASANGKFPEIIMQEITRMVSVNLFRTLTTPPRENKIEAFDVDDEEPVMDPAWSHLQIVYELFLRFIQSPETDAKLAKRYIDHSFVLRLLDLFDSEDPREREYLKTILHRVYGKFMVHRPFIRKAINNIFYQFIYETEKHNGIAELLEILGSIINGFALPLKEEHKLFLVRALIPLHKPKCIGMYHQQLSYCITQFVEKDCKLADTVIRGLLKYWPITNSSKEVLFLGELEEILEATQPAEFQKCMVPLFRQIAHCLNSSHFQVAERALFLWNNDHIENLIKQNSRVILPIIFPALERNANGHWNQAVQSLTLNVRKLFSDHDVGVYDECQRKYEDEKAKEKETKLKQEVAWKRLEEMASAKATSGAAVLVSRTLPRQSSAV; from the exons ATGATCAAGCAAATCCTTGGACGGTTCCCCAAGAAGCCATCCAAATCCGGAGACAAGGACCCTATTGGCAGGTCAAGCCCCTCAGTGCCGAATCCACCATTGGGTCCAAGAGGTGCAGAAAGGTCCTCCAATTTGAGTAGCCAGACACCGGTTATCTCAAGCTCTGGGCTTAGTTATGGGAGTGGCATGCATGTTGGGAATGCAAACTCAAGGGTGAACGGGAATTCGGTACAACCGACTGTTGAGCTGTTGCCAAGCTTTAAGGATGTGCCCAACACAGAGAAGAATAACCTGTTCGTAAAAAAACTGAACTTGTGCTGTGCCACATTTGACTTCACAGATCCAACAAAGAGTGTAAAGGAGAAAGAAGTAAAGAGGCAAACTTTGTTGGAACTTGTTGACTATATTGCCTCAGCCAATGGGAAGTTTCCGGAGATAATTATGCAAGAGATCACAAGGATGGTTTCTGTAAACTTATTCAGGACACTGACTACCCCGCCCAGAGAGAATAAGATTGAAGCCTTCGATGTGGATGATGAGGAGCCTGTGATGGATCCTGCATGGTCACACTTGCAGATTGTTTATGAGCTGTTCTTGAGGTTCATTCAGTCTCCAGAGACCGATGCCAAGTTGGCAAAAAGATACATCGATCATTCATTTGTCCTGAGATTACTTGACCTCTTTGACTCGGAGGACCCTAGGGAGAGGGAGTACCTCAAGACGATACTTCACCGTGTCTACGGAAAGTTCATGGTACATCGACCATTTATAAGGAAGGCAATCAACAACATCTTTTACCAGTTCATCTATGAAACTGAAAAACACAATGGAATTGCAGAACTATTGGAGATTTTAGGAAGTATCATAAATGGGTTTGCACTGCCACTTAAGGAGGAGCATAAGTTGTTCCTTGTCCGGGCCCTGATTCCACTTCATAAGCCAAAGTGCATTGGGATGTACCATCAACAGTTGTCTTACTGCATTACACAATTTGTTGAAAAAGACTGCAAACTCGCAGACACTGTTATCAGGGGCCTATTGAAATATTGGCCAATCACAAACAGCTCCAAGGAGGTCTTGTTTTTGGGAGAGTTGGAAGAGATATTAGAGGCTACACAACCTGCAGAGTTTCAGAAATGCATGGTTCCTCTTTTCCGTCAGATTGCACATTGTCTAAACAGTTCTCACTTCCAG GTTGCTGAGAGAGCATTGTTTTTGTGGAACAATGATCATATCGAGAATCTGATCAAACAAAATAGTAGGGTGATCTTACCTATCATCTTCCCTGCACTCGAGAGAAATGCTAATGGGCACTGGAACCAAGCTGTGCAAAGCCTCACACTTAATGTTCGGAAATTGTTCTCCGATCATGATGTTGGTGTATATGATGAGTGTCAGCGGAAATACGAGGATGAAAAAGCCAAAGAGAAGGAGACAAAATTGAAGCAAGAAGTCGCATGGAAGCGCCTGGAAGAGATGGCATCAGCAAAAGCAACGAGTGGAGCAGCTGTGCTTGTCTCTCGAACCTTACCTCGCCAATCTTCAGCTGTCTAG
- the LOC4334758 gene encoding GDSL esterase/lipase At3g48460, with protein MAARVILLLILLIACVAVPAAAAFETVYAFGDSFTDTGNTHSTTGPYSFGYVSSPPYGATFFHRSTNRYSDGRLVVDFLADRLALPGFLPPYLSPAAANATHGVNFAVAGATAIEHEFFARNNLSVDITPQSIMTELAWFEAHLRRSPAAARAVGDALFWVGEIGANDYAYSFMAATTIPQDQIRNMAVDRLTTFIEALLKKGAKYIIVQGLPLTGCLPLTMTLARPEDRDNISCAATVNQQSHAHNRRLQASLRRLRRQHPAAVIAYADYYAAHLAVMAAPARYGFTEPFKTCCGAGGGAYNFEIFSTCGSPEVTTACAQPAKYVNWDGVHMTEAMYRVVAGMFFQDGRYCHPPFSTLLARRNKGN; from the exons ATGGCAGCTCGCGTCATCctgctcctcatcctcctcatcgcctgcgtcgccgtcccggcggcggcggcgttcgagACGGTGTACGCGTTCGGCGACTCGTTCACGGACACGGGGAACACGCACTCGACGACGGGGCCCTACTCCTTCGGCTACGTGTCCAGCCCGCCGTACGGCGCCACCTTCTTCCACCGCTCCACCAACCGCTACTCCgacggccgcctcgtcgtcgactTCCTCGCCGACCGCCTCGCGCTGCCGGGGTTCCTCCCGCCGTacctctcccccgccgccgccaacgccaccCACGGCGTCaacttcgccgtcgccggcgccacggCCATCGAGCACGAGTTCTTCGCGAGGAACAACCTCAGCGTCGACATCACGCCGCAGTCCATCATGACGGAGCTCGCCTGGTTCGAGGCGCACCTCCGgcggtcgcccgccgccgccagggcCGTCGGCGACGCGCTCTTCTGGGTCGGCGAGATCGGCGCCAACGACTACGCCTACAGCTTCatggccgccaccaccatccccCAGGACCAAATCCGGAACATGGCCGTCGACAGGCTCACCACCTTCAtcgag GCATTGCTGAAGAAGGGGGCCAAGTACATAATCGTACAGGGGCTACCTCTAACCGGTTGCCTGCCACTGACCATGACGCTGGCCCGCCCGGAGGACCGCGACAACATCagctgcgccgccaccgtcaaCCAGCAGAGCCACGCCCACAACCGCCGCCTCCAGGCCAGCCTCCGCCGGCTCCGGCGGCAGCACCCGGCCGCCGTCATCGCCTACGCCGACTACTACGCCGCCCACCTCGCCGTCATGGCGGCCCCGGCGAGGTACGGCTTCACGGAGCCCTTCAAGACTtgctgcggcgccggcggcggcgcctacAACTTCGAGATCTTCTCCACCTGCGGCTCGCCGGAGGTGACCACCGCCTGCGCGCAGCCGGCCAAGTACGTCAACTGGGACGGCGTCCACATGACGGAGGCCATGTACAGGGTCGTCGCCGGCATGTTCTTCCAGGACGGCAGGTACTGCCACCCGCCGTTCAGCACCTTGCTCGCCAGGCGGAACAAAGGCAATTAA